A single genomic interval of Gammaproteobacteria bacterium harbors:
- a CDS encoding erythrose-4-phosphate dehydrogenase encodes MSIRAAINGYGRIGRCLLRAACERGLGGTLDIVAINELANLDTMAYLTRYDTTHGRFPGTVEVYPRGLLIDGRAIAVSGIEAVELLEWNAAGIDLVFECSGSFSSRAHAQAHIERGARRVLFSQPAGADIDATVVYGINHHGLGAAQTVISAASCSTNCIVPVIDVLDRALGVDSGVITTIHSAMNDQPVLDAYHHTDLRKTRAALQSIIPVDTGLAAGIGRILPRLAGRFEAQAMRVPTLNVSAIDLSVVVRRDTTGAEVNTILREAAQGALAGILGYTEEPLASCDFNHDPRSGIVDASQTRVGGRRLLKVLTWFDNEWGYANRMLDVALYWAAKH; translated from the coding sequence ATGAGCATACGCGCGGCAATCAATGGCTATGGCAGGATCGGGCGCTGCCTGCTGCGGGCGGCGTGCGAGCGTGGCCTGGGCGGAACGCTCGATATCGTCGCGATCAACGAGCTAGCGAACCTCGACACGATGGCCTATCTCACGCGCTACGACACCACGCATGGGCGCTTCCCCGGCACCGTGGAAGTGTATCCGCGGGGGCTGCTCATCGACGGCCGGGCCATTGCGGTGAGCGGTATCGAAGCCGTGGAACTGCTCGAATGGAATGCTGCCGGCATCGACCTAGTGTTCGAGTGCAGCGGCAGCTTTTCCTCGCGGGCACACGCCCAGGCACATATCGAGCGCGGTGCGCGCCGGGTGCTGTTCTCGCAGCCCGCGGGCGCCGATATCGATGCCACGGTGGTCTATGGCATCAATCACCACGGGCTTGGTGCCGCCCAGACGGTCATTTCGGCTGCCTCCTGCAGTACCAACTGCATCGTGCCGGTCATCGACGTGCTCGATCGCGCACTCGGTGTCGACAGCGGCGTCATCACCACGATTCACTCGGCCATGAACGACCAGCCGGTGCTCGACGCGTATCACCACACCGATCTGCGCAAGACCCGAGCGGCGCTGCAATCGATCATCCCGGTCGATACCGGTCTGGCCGCCGGCATCGGACGCATACTGCCGCGCCTTGCGGGGCGCTTCGAAGCACAGGCGATGCGGGTCCCGACGCTGAATGTCTCGGCCATCGACCTCTCGGTGGTGGTACGGCGCGATACCACGGGCGCCGAAGTCAACACGATCCTGCGCGAGGCCGCGCAGGGAGCGCTCGCGGGAATCCTCGGCTATACCGAGGAGCCGCTGGCCTCCTGTGATTTCAACCATGACCCGCGCTCGGGCATAGTGGATGCCTCCCAGACCCGGGTCGGTGGCCGGCGACTGCTCAAAGTCTTGACCTGGTTCGACAATGAATGGGGATATGCGAACCGCATGCTCGATGTCGCGCTATATTGGGCGGCAAAGCACTGA
- a CDS encoding phosphoglycerate kinase has translation MPLKLMTEFDLRGKRVLIREDLNVPLKDGRVSSDARLLAALPTLRLALEQGARLMVMSHLGRPKAGASAADNAPFSLAPVARRLGELLGREVPLVREWLDGVELAEGDLVLCENVRFNQGEKQDDEALSRRMAALCDIYVMDAFATAHRAEASTHGVARFAPIACAGPLLAGELRALRKALEHPARPLVAIVGGSKVSTKLTVLETLSEKVDQLIVGGGIANTFLAAAGLPIGKSLHEAELLEQARRLMKKTSIPLPVDVVVAQALAEDAPARVCEVAGIEPTEMILDIGPRTAAQFATMLTDAGTILWNGPVGVFELEQFAGGTRAIAEAVAASQAFSLAGGGDTLAALEKFAVADRISYASTGGGAFLEFVEGKELPAVTILEARGL, from the coding sequence ATGCCCCTGAAGCTGATGACCGAATTCGACCTGCGTGGCAAGCGCGTGCTGATCCGGGAGGATCTCAACGTTCCGCTCAAGGATGGCCGGGTGAGCAGCGACGCGCGGCTGCTCGCGGCGTTGCCGACGCTGCGCCTGGCGCTCGAACAGGGCGCCAGGCTGATGGTGATGTCGCATCTCGGCCGGCCCAAGGCGGGTGCCAGCGCCGCCGACAACGCACCTTTCAGCCTCGCACCGGTGGCGCGGCGGTTGGGCGAACTGCTGGGTCGCGAGGTGCCGCTGGTGCGCGAATGGCTGGATGGCGTCGAGCTTGCCGAGGGCGACCTGGTGCTGTGCGAGAACGTGCGCTTCAACCAGGGCGAGAAGCAGGATGACGAGGCGCTGTCACGGCGCATGGCTGCGCTGTGCGATATCTACGTGATGGATGCTTTCGCGACCGCGCATCGCGCCGAGGCCTCGACCCATGGCGTGGCGCGCTTTGCGCCGATCGCGTGTGCGGGCCCGCTGCTTGCGGGGGAACTGCGCGCGCTGCGCAAGGCGCTCGAGCATCCGGCACGACCCCTGGTGGCCATCGTCGGAGGCTCCAAGGTCTCGACCAAGCTGACCGTTCTCGAGACCTTGAGCGAGAAGGTCGATCAGCTCATCGTCGGGGGTGGAATAGCCAATACCTTTCTTGCGGCGGCGGGCCTGCCGATCGGCAAATCCCTGCACGAAGCGGAACTGCTGGAACAGGCGCGGCGCCTGATGAAAAAAACCTCGATACCGCTGCCGGTGGATGTGGTGGTCGCGCAGGCGCTCGCTGAAGACGCGCCGGCGCGGGTATGCGAGGTGGCGGGGATCGAACCCACGGAGATGATCCTCGACATCGGCCCGCGTACCGCTGCGCAATTTGCGACGATGCTCACGGACGCCGGTACCATATTGTGGAATGGTCCGGTCGGGGTGTTCGAGCTTGAACAATTTGCGGGGGGTACCCGCGCGATTGCCGAGGCGGTGGCCGCGAGCCAGGCGTTTTCACTGGCCGGTGGCGGCGATACGCTCGCGGCGCTTGAAAAATTCGCGGTGGCCGACAGGATCTCCTATGCCTCCACCGGCGGCGGGGCTTTCCTGGAATTTGTCGAAGGCAAGGAACTGCCCGCGGTGACTATTCTCGAGGCGCGGGGCCTGTAG